Proteins encoded in a region of the Papio anubis isolate 15944 chromosome 14, Panubis1.0, whole genome shotgun sequence genome:
- the IL36B gene encoding interleukin-36 beta isoform X2 → MYFVHFCHLAGQAAPKSYAIRDSRQMVWVLSGNSLIAAPLSNSVKPVTLHLITCRDTEFSDKKKGNLVYLGIKGKDLCLFCAEIQGKPTLQLKLQASQDNVGKETCWNLVGIHTCINLDVRGSCCMGTLDQWGMGVCREKWKSSLQHRHLRKKDKGFPSMWTNIGMPGRT, encoded by the exons AtgtattttgtgcatttttgtcATCTGGCAGGGCAGGCAGCACCGAAATCCTATGCTATTCGTGATTCTCGACAGATGGTGTGGGTCCTGAGTGGAAATTCTTTAATAGCAGCTCCTCTTAGCAACAGTGTTAAGCCTG TCACTCTTCATTTAATAACCTGCAGAGACACAGAATTCAGTGATAAGAAAAAGGGTAATCTGGTTTACCTGGGAATCAAGGGAAAAGATCTCTGTCTCTTCTGTGCAGAAATTCAGGGCAAACCTACTTTGCAGCTTAAG CTTCAGGCCTCCCAAGATAACGTAGGGAAGGAAACTTGCTGGAACCTAGTTGGAATTCACACATGCATAAACCTGGATGTGAGAGGGAGCTGCTGCATGGGAACCCTTGACCAATGGGGAATGGGAGTGT GTAGAGAGAAGTGGAAGAGTTCCCTTCAACATCGCCACCTTAGAAAGAAGGACAAAGGCTTCCCATCCATGTGGACCAACATAGGAATGCCAGGAAGGACATAG
- the IL36B gene encoding interleukin-36 beta isoform X1 — protein sequence MYFVHFCHLAGQAAPKSYAIRDSRQMVWVLSGNSLIAAPLSNSVKPVTLHLITCRDTEFSDKKKGNLVYLGIKGKDLCLFCAEIQGKPTLQLKEKNIMDLYMEKKAQKPFLFFHNKEGSSSVFQSVSYPGWFIATSSTSGQPIFLTRERGITNNTNFYLDSVE from the exons AtgtattttgtgcatttttgtcATCTGGCAGGGCAGGCAGCACCGAAATCCTATGCTATTCGTGATTCTCGACAGATGGTGTGGGTCCTGAGTGGAAATTCTTTAATAGCAGCTCCTCTTAGCAACAGTGTTAAGCCTG TCACTCTTCATTTAATAACCTGCAGAGACACAGAATTCAGTGATAAGAAAAAGGGTAATCTGGTTTACCTGGGAATCAAGGGAAAAGATCTCTGTCTCTTCTGTGCAGAAATTCAGGGCAAACCTACTTTGCAGCTTAAG GAGAAAAACATCATGGACCTATACATGGAGAAGAAAGCACAGAagccctttctctttttccacaaTAAAGAAGGCTCCAGTTCTGTCTTTCAGTCAGTCTCTTACCCTGGCTGGTTCATAGCCACCTCCTCCACATCAGGACAGCCCATCTTTCTCACCCGGGAGAGGGGCATAACTAACAACACTAACTTCTACTTAGATTCTGTGGAATAA
- the IL36A gene encoding interleukin-36 alpha gives MPQPVSIQDINHRVWVLQDQILIAVPRKDRVSPVTISLISCRHVETLEKDRGNPIYLGLNGLNLCLMCAKAGDQPTLQLKEKDIMDLYNQPEPVKSFLFYHSQSGRNSTFESVAFPGWFIAVSSEGGCPLILTQELGKANTTDFGLTMLF, from the exons ATGCCTCAGCCGGTGAGCATTCAGGATATCAATCATCGGGTGTGGGTTCTTCAGGACCAGATCCTCATAGCAGTCCCGAGGAAGGACCGTGTGTCTCCAG TCACTATTTCCTTAATCTCATGCCGACATGTGGAGACCCTTGAGAAAGACAGAGGGAACCCCATCTACCTGGGACTGAATGGGCTCAATCTCTGCTTGATGTGTGCTAAGGCCGGGGACCAGCCCACACTGCAGCTGAAG GAAAAGGATATAATGGATTTGTACAACCAACCTGAGCCTGTGAAGTCCTTTCTCTTCTACCACAGCCAGAGTGGCAGGAACTCCACCTTCGAGTCTGTGGCCTTCCCTGGCTGGTTCATTGCTGTCAGCTCTGAAGGAGGCTGTCCTCTCATCCTTACCCAAGAACTGGGGAAAGCCAACACTACTGACTTTGGGTTAACTATGCTGTTTTAA